Proteins encoded together in one Quercus lobata isolate SW786 chromosome 3, ValleyOak3.0 Primary Assembly, whole genome shotgun sequence window:
- the LOC115979477 gene encoding TMV resistance protein N-like isoform X1 gives MNPQRASSSLSSSSSSYSHSIHRWKYDVFLSFRGDTRFNFTDHPYAALVRKGIFTFRDNEKLERGQSIRRKLLESIEQSRFALVILSKDYASSTWCLDELAKIVKCVKVMGMVVLPVFYFVNPSDVRNQRESFEEAFDEHEANNLEEVETWRAALKEVGNLSGWHIQNREYESEVIKKIVDDILHRSKSKFSVITKDLVGTDSPMEELITRYSDLGNNVCMAGICGLGGLGKTTLAKVLYETERNHFEGSSFIANIREVSKKHDLVRLQKQLLAQILEDGNIDIWDVHEGVNTIKNRLRRKKVVLVLDDVDQLDQLENLAREPHWFGSGSWIIITTRDEHLLVQHGVHNRSTPNTLNDHDALKLFCLKSFKNAQPIEDYMQLSKDVVYYAKGLPLALVTLGSFLIKRTINEWRSALKRLKNNPEGKIFDTLKVSYDGLEENCKKIFLDIACFFRGKLKDRVIEILDNCGFAAEIEISVLRDKSLLTIENNKLLMHDLLQEMGWEIVRRESYEEPGNRSRLWLRKDLFCVLTEKRATKAIQAIVLDSYEGDEACRNLEVCPEAFSEMCNLRLLIIDNVRISNVPNHLSNDLRFLEWHGYSAKCLPSSFQPKYLVELKMWFSEIEYLWEGVKYLNKLKLIDLQLSKNLIRTPDFTGVPILERLCLRGCIHLVEIDPSIGKLSRLTVLNLGFCRSLINLPSNMDGLRSLQKLILLGCSKLACLPENLGKIECLEVLDLTGTDIREVPSSINIFICHGCEKQIFKSRLDSFFCIHSLKSLSLSTNKLVSVLPASISQLQKLEALNLGNCIQLQSLPEFPSNLRYINAKGCSSLEPSPTLLSVSNLLQASIAFFNCLKLLEYYEGSDGLAFAILKRYLQGLMYPKTGYKTSNKRKDRSGAAFHIIIPGFEVPPWLTHQRFGNSISIELPLNWCNSRWMGFAICAFFRINCSCYSIERYSLKGHVIALGDMPHSPHHIFEVLIGETSFEYSVGHLFLLYLSLDDWLSTGWNYQCSRIKVVFDTNSPRVEVIKSAVRLIHEQDVEDFNLTIAQCSSSCVNTSEGTERGYSC, from the exons ATGAACCCTCAAAGAGCCTCATCGTCATTATCATCTTCGTCGTCTTCTTATTCTCATTCAATACATCGGTGGAAATACGATGTTTTCCTAAGTTTCAGAGGCGACACCCGCTTTAATTTTACAGACCATCCATATGCTGCTTTGGTACGAAAGGGTATTTTCACCTTCAGGGACAATGAAAAACTTGAGAGAGGACAATCCATTCGCCGAAAACTCTTGGAATCAATAGAGCAATCAAGATTCGCTCTCGTTATTCTATCAAAAGACTATGCATCTTCGACATGGTGTTTGGATGAGCTTGCAAAGATTGTCAAATGCGTGAAAGTAATGGGAATGGTAGTTCTGCCAGTTTTTTACTTTGTAAACCCATCTGATGTACGGAATCAGAGAGAATCTTTTGAAGAAGCCTTTGATGAACACGAAGCAAATAACTTAGAGGAGGTGGAAACATGGAGAGCTGCTTTGAAAGAAGTGGGCAATCTTTCCGGTTGGCATATACAGAATAG GGAATATGAGTCAGAAGTTATCAAAAAGATTGTGGATGATATACTGCACAGATCAAAGTCAAAATTCTCAGTCATTACCAAAGACTTGGTAGGAACAGATTCTCCAATGGAGGAATTGATCACTCGATATTCAGATCTTGGGAACAACGTTTGTATGGCAGGGATTTGTGGTCTGGGGGGGCTGGGAAAGACAACTCTTGCTAAAGTGCTTTATGAAACAGAACGTAACCATTTTGAAGGTTCTAGTTTTATTGCTAATATTAGGGAAGTTTCAAAAAAACATGATTTGGTTCGATTACAAAAGCAGCTTCTTGCACAAATTTTGGAGGACGGAAATATAGATATATGGGATGTTCATGAAGGAGTTAACACGATCAAGAATAGATTACGTCGTAAAAAAGTTGTTCTTGTTCTAGATGATGTTGATCAATTGGACCAATTAGAAAACTTGGCTAGAGAGCCTCACTGGTTTGGGTCAGGGAGTTGGATCATCATAACAACTAGAGATGAACATTTGTTGGTTCAACATGGAGTCCATAATAGATCTACGCCTAACACATTGAATGATCATGATGCTCTAAAACTTTTTTGCTTGAAATCCTTCAAAAATGCGCAACCTATAGAAGATTATATGCAGCTCTCCAAGGATGTTGTATACTATGCTAAAGGCCTCCCATTAGCTCTAGTAACTTTGGGGTCCTTTTTGATTAAAAGAACAATAAACGAGTGGCGAAGTGCtttgaaaagattaaaaaataaccCTGAAGGAAAAATATTTGATACACTTAAAGTAAGTTATGATGGTTTAGAGGAAAATTGCAAGAAGATATTCCtagatattgcatgtttctttaGAGGGAAGTTGAAAGATAGAGTAATAGAGATATTGGATAATTGTGGTTTTGCTGCAGAAATTGAAATAAGCGTTCTTAGGGACAAATCTCTTCTAACCATAGAAAACAACAAATTGTTGATGCATGATCTACTACAAGAGATGGGTTGGGAAATCGTCCGTCGAGAATCATATGAAGAGCCTGGGAATCGCAGTAGGTTGTGGCTTCGTAAGGATTTGTTTTGTGTATTGACAGAAAAAAGG GCAACAAAAGCAATTCAAGCCATAGTCCTAGACTCATATGAAGGGGATGAGGCCTGCAGGAACCTTGAAGTCTGTCCTGAAGCTTTTTCAGAAATGTGTAATCTCAGATTGCTTATAATCGATAATGTGCGCATCTCGAATGTCCCCAATCATCTTTCTAATGACTTAAGATTTCTTGAATGGCATGGGTATTCTGCAAAATGTTTGCCATCCAGTTTTCAACCAAAATATCTTGTTGAACTTAAAATGTGGTTTAGTGAAATTGAATATCTGTGGGAAGGTGTAAAg TATTTAAACAAGTTAAAACTCATTGATCTTCAACTATCCAAAAACCTTATTAGGACACCTGACTTCACAGGGGTTCCCATACTTGAGAGACTATGTCTTAGAGGTTGCATACATTTGGTTGAGATTGACCCATCTATCGGAAAACTCAGTAGGCTTACAGTTTTAAATTTGGGATTTTGCCGATCTCTTATCAATCTTCCAAGCAACATGGATGGTTTAAGATCTCTTCAAAAACTCATTCTTTTGGGATGCTCAAAACTTGCCTGCCTGCCTGAGAACTTGGGGAAAATTGAATGTTTGGAGGTACTTGATTTGACTGGAACTGATATTAGAGAAGTTCCCTCTTCCATTAATATCTTCATATGTCATGGATGTGAGAAGCAAATTTTTAAGTCAAGGCTTGATAGTTTTTTCTGCATTCACTCGTTAAAATCTTTATCACTATCTACAAACAAGCTTGTCTCTGTCCTACCTGCAAGCATCAGTCAACTTCAGAAATTGGAAGCTCTTAATTTGGGCAACTGCATTCAACTTCAGTCATTGCCAGAGTTTCCATCAAATTTGAGATATATAAATGCTAAAGGTTGTTCTTCCCTAGAACCATCACCAACACTGCTCAGTGTGAGCAATTTGTTGCAAGCATCTATTGCattttttaattgcttaaaGTTACTTGAGTATTATGAGGGCAGTGATGGTCTCGCATTTGCAATACTGAAACGTTACCTACAG GGACTCATGTATCCAAAAACTGGATATAAAACTtctaacaaaagaaaagatagatcTGGAGCTGCATTCCACATCATTATTCCTGGGTTTGAAGTTCCACCATGGTTAACCCATCAAAGGTTTGGGAATTCAATAAGCATAGAGCTGCCACTTAATTGGTGTAATAGCAGGTGGATGGGATTTGCTATATGTGCTTTTTTCAGAATAAATTGTTCTTGCTATTCGATTGAAAGATATAGTCTTAAAGGTCATGTGATAGCTCTTGGTGATATGCCTCACAGCCCTCACCatatttttgaagttttaattGGGGAGACATCCTTTGAGTATAGTGTGGGTCACCTTTTTCTATTGTACTTGTCTCTTGATGATTGGCTAAGTACAGGTTGGAATTATCAATGCAGTCGGATTAAGGTTGTATTTGACACCAATAGCCCAAGAGTGGAGGTGATTAAATCTGCAGTTCGTTTGATACATGAGCAAGACGTGGAAGACTTCAACCTAACAATTGCACAATGCAGCAGTAGCTGTGTCAATACTTCTGAGGGTACTGAAAGAG
- the LOC115979477 gene encoding TMV resistance protein N-like isoform X2 — MNPQRASSSLSSSSSSYSHSIHRWKYDVFLSFRGDTRFNFTDHPYAALVRKGIFTFRDNEKLERGQSIRRKLLESIEQSRFALVILSKDYASSTWCLDELAKIVKCVKVMGMVVLPVFYFVNPSDVRNQRESFEEAFDEHEANNLEEVETWRAALKEVGNLSGWHIQNREYESEVIKKIVDDILHRSKSKFSVITKDLVGTDSPMEELITRYSDLGNNVCMAGICGLGGLGKTTLAKVLYETERNHFEGSSFIANIREVSKKHDLVRLQKQLLAQILEDGNIDIWDVHEGVNTIKNRLRRKKVVLVLDDVDQLDQLENLAREPHWFGSGSWIIITTRDEHLLVQHGVHNRSTPNTLNDHDALKLFCLKSFKNAQPIEDYMQLSKDVVYYAKGLPLALVTLGSFLIKRTINEWRSALKRLKNNPEGKIFDTLKVSYDGLEENCKKIFLDIACFFRGKLKDRVIEILDNCGFAAEIEISVLRDKSLLTIENNKLLMHDLLQEMGWEIVRRESYEEPGNRSRLWLRKDLFCVLTEKRATKAIQAIVLDSYEGDEACRNLEVCPEAFSEMCNLRLLIIDNVRISNVPNHLSNDLRFLEWHGYSAKCLPSSFQPKYLVELKMWFSEIEYLWEGVKYLNKLKLIDLQLSKNLIRTPDFTGVPILERLCLRGCIHLVEIDPSIGKLSRLTVLNLGFCRSLINLPSNMDGLRSLQKLILLGCSKLACLPENLGKIECLEVLDLTGTDIREVPSSINIFICHGCEKQIFKSRLDSFFCIHSLKSLSLSTNKLVSVLPASISQLQKLEALNLGNCIQLQSLPEFPSNLRYINAKGCSSLEPSPTLLSVSNLLQASIAFFNCLKLLEYYEGSDGLAFAILKRYLQSD; from the exons ATGAACCCTCAAAGAGCCTCATCGTCATTATCATCTTCGTCGTCTTCTTATTCTCATTCAATACATCGGTGGAAATACGATGTTTTCCTAAGTTTCAGAGGCGACACCCGCTTTAATTTTACAGACCATCCATATGCTGCTTTGGTACGAAAGGGTATTTTCACCTTCAGGGACAATGAAAAACTTGAGAGAGGACAATCCATTCGCCGAAAACTCTTGGAATCAATAGAGCAATCAAGATTCGCTCTCGTTATTCTATCAAAAGACTATGCATCTTCGACATGGTGTTTGGATGAGCTTGCAAAGATTGTCAAATGCGTGAAAGTAATGGGAATGGTAGTTCTGCCAGTTTTTTACTTTGTAAACCCATCTGATGTACGGAATCAGAGAGAATCTTTTGAAGAAGCCTTTGATGAACACGAAGCAAATAACTTAGAGGAGGTGGAAACATGGAGAGCTGCTTTGAAAGAAGTGGGCAATCTTTCCGGTTGGCATATACAGAATAG GGAATATGAGTCAGAAGTTATCAAAAAGATTGTGGATGATATACTGCACAGATCAAAGTCAAAATTCTCAGTCATTACCAAAGACTTGGTAGGAACAGATTCTCCAATGGAGGAATTGATCACTCGATATTCAGATCTTGGGAACAACGTTTGTATGGCAGGGATTTGTGGTCTGGGGGGGCTGGGAAAGACAACTCTTGCTAAAGTGCTTTATGAAACAGAACGTAACCATTTTGAAGGTTCTAGTTTTATTGCTAATATTAGGGAAGTTTCAAAAAAACATGATTTGGTTCGATTACAAAAGCAGCTTCTTGCACAAATTTTGGAGGACGGAAATATAGATATATGGGATGTTCATGAAGGAGTTAACACGATCAAGAATAGATTACGTCGTAAAAAAGTTGTTCTTGTTCTAGATGATGTTGATCAATTGGACCAATTAGAAAACTTGGCTAGAGAGCCTCACTGGTTTGGGTCAGGGAGTTGGATCATCATAACAACTAGAGATGAACATTTGTTGGTTCAACATGGAGTCCATAATAGATCTACGCCTAACACATTGAATGATCATGATGCTCTAAAACTTTTTTGCTTGAAATCCTTCAAAAATGCGCAACCTATAGAAGATTATATGCAGCTCTCCAAGGATGTTGTATACTATGCTAAAGGCCTCCCATTAGCTCTAGTAACTTTGGGGTCCTTTTTGATTAAAAGAACAATAAACGAGTGGCGAAGTGCtttgaaaagattaaaaaataaccCTGAAGGAAAAATATTTGATACACTTAAAGTAAGTTATGATGGTTTAGAGGAAAATTGCAAGAAGATATTCCtagatattgcatgtttctttaGAGGGAAGTTGAAAGATAGAGTAATAGAGATATTGGATAATTGTGGTTTTGCTGCAGAAATTGAAATAAGCGTTCTTAGGGACAAATCTCTTCTAACCATAGAAAACAACAAATTGTTGATGCATGATCTACTACAAGAGATGGGTTGGGAAATCGTCCGTCGAGAATCATATGAAGAGCCTGGGAATCGCAGTAGGTTGTGGCTTCGTAAGGATTTGTTTTGTGTATTGACAGAAAAAAGG GCAACAAAAGCAATTCAAGCCATAGTCCTAGACTCATATGAAGGGGATGAGGCCTGCAGGAACCTTGAAGTCTGTCCTGAAGCTTTTTCAGAAATGTGTAATCTCAGATTGCTTATAATCGATAATGTGCGCATCTCGAATGTCCCCAATCATCTTTCTAATGACTTAAGATTTCTTGAATGGCATGGGTATTCTGCAAAATGTTTGCCATCCAGTTTTCAACCAAAATATCTTGTTGAACTTAAAATGTGGTTTAGTGAAATTGAATATCTGTGGGAAGGTGTAAAg TATTTAAACAAGTTAAAACTCATTGATCTTCAACTATCCAAAAACCTTATTAGGACACCTGACTTCACAGGGGTTCCCATACTTGAGAGACTATGTCTTAGAGGTTGCATACATTTGGTTGAGATTGACCCATCTATCGGAAAACTCAGTAGGCTTACAGTTTTAAATTTGGGATTTTGCCGATCTCTTATCAATCTTCCAAGCAACATGGATGGTTTAAGATCTCTTCAAAAACTCATTCTTTTGGGATGCTCAAAACTTGCCTGCCTGCCTGAGAACTTGGGGAAAATTGAATGTTTGGAGGTACTTGATTTGACTGGAACTGATATTAGAGAAGTTCCCTCTTCCATTAATATCTTCATATGTCATGGATGTGAGAAGCAAATTTTTAAGTCAAGGCTTGATAGTTTTTTCTGCATTCACTCGTTAAAATCTTTATCACTATCTACAAACAAGCTTGTCTCTGTCCTACCTGCAAGCATCAGTCAACTTCAGAAATTGGAAGCTCTTAATTTGGGCAACTGCATTCAACTTCAGTCATTGCCAGAGTTTCCATCAAATTTGAGATATATAAATGCTAAAGGTTGTTCTTCCCTAGAACCATCACCAACACTGCTCAGTGTGAGCAATTTGTTGCAAGCATCTATTGCattttttaattgcttaaaGTTACTTGAGTATTATGAGGGCAGTGATGGTCTCGCATTTGCAATACTGAAACGTTACCTACAG TCGGATTAA